A single window of Mugil cephalus isolate CIBA_MC_2020 chromosome 1, CIBA_Mcephalus_1.1, whole genome shotgun sequence DNA harbors:
- the sypb gene encoding synaptophysin b produces MDVVNQLVAQGQFTILKQPLGFIKALQWIFAIFAFSTCGSYSGMFKMLVECQNRSESDLGIEVQFDYPFRLHQVHFDAPTCKEGKTDRLFLIGDYSSSAEFFVTIGVFSFLYSMAALSVYCFLLEKYRENNKGAQIDFVVTAVFAFMWLVSSCAWAKGLSDVKTATDPDKVITLIPACEEPENRCREVYDPKVSGLNTSVAFGFINLILWVGNLWFVFKETGWLASFSGTYVPSQEKQPAPDSFAQGGYGQQDPYAGSQGGYQPDYGQQGGYNEEGGYSQGYEQQPTSYSNQM; encoded by the exons ATGGATGTTGTAAACCAG CTGGTGGCCCAAGGGCAGTTCACGATACTGAAGCAACCTCTGGGATTTATAAAAGCTCTACAGTGG ATCTTTGCGATCTTCGCCTTCTCGACATGCGGCAGTTACTCTGGCATGTTCAAGATGTTAGTGGAGTGCCAAAACCGGTCAGAAAGTGACCTAGGCATAGAAGTACAATTTGACTATCCGTTCAG GCTCCACCAGGTTCACTTTGATGCTCCCACCTGTAAGGAAGGGAAGACCGACCGTCTGTTCCTGATCGGGGACTACTCGTCTTCAGCTGAGTTCTTTGTCACCATCggtgtcttttctttcctctactCTATGGCAGCCCTCTCTGTGTACTGTTTCCTCCTGGAGAAGTACCGCGAAAACAACAAGGGGGCCCAGATT GACTTTGTTGTGACGGCAGTATTTGCCTTCATGTGGCTGGTGTCCTCGTGTGCTTGGGCTAAAGGCCTGTCCGATGTGAAAACAGCCACCGATCCAGACAAGGTCATCACTCTCATCCCAGCTTGCGAAGAACCAGAAAATCGCTGCCGTGAGGTGTATGACCCCAAGGTCTCTGGCCTAAACACATCCGTG gcTTTTGGCTTCATCAACCTGATCCTGTGGGTAGGAAACCTGTGGTTCGTCTTCAAGGAGACTGGTTGGTTGGCAAGCTTTTCTGGAACGTACGTCCCATCGCAGGAGAAGCAGCCCGCCCCTGATTCCTTCGCCCAGGGCGGATATGGACAACAGGACCCGTATGCCGGCTCCCAGGGAGGATACCAGCCTGATTATGGCCAGCAGGGAGGCTACAACGAGGAAGGAGGTTACAGCCAGGGCTATGAGCAGCAGCCCACCTCCTACTCTAATCAGATGTAA